The following proteins come from a genomic window of Daphnia carinata strain CSIRO-1 chromosome 8, CSIRO_AGI_Dcar_HiC_V3, whole genome shotgun sequence:
- the LOC130700182 gene encoding collagen alpha-1(X) chain-like, whose translation MRATVILLYIVVTTYAVPQYGSIPQQAPPSNFHSNYANNGPPVGKPQLEEIQRQWAKFIEKLPWLQGPAGPPGPPGAPSGNQLQQTIVGPPGRPGAPGPAGRKGENGNPGNPGFAGATGPQGPQGLDGAPGRPGRAGERGTNGFPGAPGGPGFPGAKGAAGSNGGPGLIGPPGNPGKDGFNGLPGFQGVKGEPGPPGITLPSNVPGPAGAPGTPGKDGWPGLPGGPGPAGRVGHSGPVGSPGRPGGNGFPGGPGPKGEPGNPGINGQPGKDGLNGAPSTKPGPVGPQGPLGPPGFNGVPGKDGSPGLPGNSGKDGLPGAPGIPGGSGPPGKPGKDGLNGAPGAPGIPGGAGPVGSQGKPGASGSAGGQGSPGPAGSVGNPGPQGRPGAPGFPGSSGPPGSQGEQGPQGAAGPQGRAGTPGGPGPAGPPGSSGNLVQSPAYNSPGQQPSYQATGHQSSSHSFGSLQPAYGR comes from the exons ATGAGGGCAACG GTAATTCTACTGTACATTGTTGTGACAACATATGCCGTTCCACAATATGGGTCTATCCCACAACAAGCGCCGCCGTCAAACTTCCATAGCAATTACGCGAACAATGGACCACCAGTGGGCAAACCTCAACTGGAAGAAATTCAAAGGCAATGGGCTAAGTTCATTGA GAAGCTGCCATGGCTACAAGGGCCTGCTGGTCCACCTGGCCCTCCAGGTGCACCTAGTGGGAATCAGCTTCAGCAGACAATAGTTGGCCCTCCTGGTCGTCCTGGAGCACCAGGACCTGCTGGACGGAAAGGAGAGAATGGCAATCCTGGAAATCCAGGATTTGCTGGAGCAACTGGACCACAAGGACCACAGGGTCTTGATGGTGCTCCTGGTAGACCTGGAAGGGCAGGTGAACGTGGAACAAATGGATTTCCTGGCGCTCCTGGAGGACCTGGTTTTCCTGGTGCTAAAGGGGCGGCTGGATCTAACGGGGGACCCGGTCTTATTGGACCTCCAGGAAATCCTGGAAAAGATGGTTTCAATGGGTTACCTGGGTTTCAAGGAGTTAAGGGAGAGCCGGGCCCACCTGGCATAACGTTGCCTTCAAATGTTCCTGGGCCTGCTGGCGCACCCGGTACTCCCGGGAAAGACGGATGGCCTGGTTTACCTGGTGGACCTGGACCTGCCGGACGCGTTGGGCATTCAGGACCCGTGGGATCTCCAGGAAGACCTGGAGGAAATGGATTTCCAGGAGGTCCTGGCCCGAAAGGTGAACCTGGGAATCCTGGTATCAATGGACAGCCTGGCAAAGATGGACTTAATGGCGCCCCAAGCACTAAGCCTGGCCCGGTGGGACCTCAAGGGCCTTTGGGTCCTCCAGGATTTAATGGCGTTCCTGGGAAAGATGGTTCTCCTGGCTTACCAGGCAATTCAGGCAAAGATGGACTCCCTGGCGCACCCGGTATCCCAG gtGGGTCAGGTCCACCTGGTAAACCAGGCAAGGACGGCCTTAACGGAGCCCCAGGAGCGCCGGGCATTCCTGGTGGTGCTGGACCTGTAGGGTCGCAAGGCAAACCAGGTGCTTCTGGTTCTGCTGGTGGACAAGGAAGTCCTGGACCAGCTGGATCTGTTGGGAACCCTGGGCCCCAGGGTAGACCTGGTGCACCAGGTTTCCCAGGTAGCTCAGGTCCTCCAGGTTCTCAAGGAGAACAGGGACCTCAAGGAGCAGCTGGCCCTCAAGGAAGAGCTGGCACCCCTGGCGGTCCGGGACCTGCTGGCCCTCCAGGTTCTTCTGGGAATTTAGTTCAATCTCCAGCTTATAATTCACCTGGACAACAGCCTTCTTACCAAGCCACAGGTCATCAGTCCTCATCCCATTCATTTGGATCTTTGCAACCCGCATACGGTCGTTAG
- the LOC130700174 gene encoding iron-sulfur clusters transporter ABCB7, mitochondrial-like, which yields MASVLTLSVFRRRVLQKPFLQTYFVTKNILPACHYVEISRANKYHRDTVCNHGSRKYLPYLHDSKLLNPSLTPIWKAGIQLQSHGSSSHSHEFIGNNVGPVSGPQLVKYLFRYIWPKDNWEIKRRVVFASGLLVSAKLLNVGVPFLFKHAVDLLNTHLDSPLHMGDPQATITTAVFTVLAAYGIARIGASGMNELRNAVFAKVSQHSVRQIAKNVFMHLHNLDLNFHLNRQTGALSKAIDRGSRGINFLLAALLFNVVPTIFEVSLVSTILGMRCGWEFATITLSCIGLYTGYTLAVTQWRTRFRIAMNQAENEAGNKAIDSLINYETVKYFNNEKFEAEEYDKSLKKYETASLKTNSSLALLNFGQQAIFSVALTAVMLLSAKQIVNGQMTVGDLVMVNGLLFQLSLPLNFLGSVYREVRQAVIDMQVLFALQNVKSSIPVTAALPPLKLETFKEATIEFQDVHFHYGGNKEIFSGLNFTVPAGKTVALVGGSGSGKSTLIRLLYRLFEPQEGKILIGGQDISAVNVDSLRQSIAIVPQEPVLFNNTIYYNLQYGNFQKSEEEVHEAAKMAGIHDSIMSWPKQYNTSVGERGLKLSGGEKQRVAIARAILKTSPILIFDEATSSLDSVTESNIMEALKKATTNRTSICIAHRLTTVIDADEIFVLQSGRIVERGTHPELLATANSVYAKLWNTQFRTHG from the exons ATGGCATCGGTTCTCACTTTATCAGTTTTCCGAAGGCGGGTACTTCAAAAACCGTTCCTACAAACTTATTTTgtgacaaaaaacattttgcctGCATGCCATTATGTGGAAATCTCCAGAGCAAACAAGTATCACAGGGACACTGTATGCAATCATGGTAGCAGAAAATATCTTCCCTACCTACATGATTCGAAGCTTTTGAATCCTTCACTAACACCGATCTGGAAG GCTGGAATCCAATTGCAGTCTCATGGAAGTTCGTCCCATTCACATGAATTCATCGGTAACAATGTTGGGCCTGTTTCAGGTCCACAACTTGTGAAATACTTGTTCAGATACATTTGGCCTAAA GACAATTGGGAAATCAAACGCAGAGTTGTATTTGCTTCAGGACTGTTAGTTTCTGCTAAGTTACTAAATGTTGGTGTACCTTTCCTATTCAAACATGCTGTGGATCTGCTCAATACACATTTGGACTCCCCCTTGCACATGGGTGATCCTCAAGCCACTATCACAACAGCTGTGTTTACCGTTCTAGCTGCCT ATGGTATAGCTCGTATCGGGGCCTCGGGCATGAACGAACTCCGCAACGCCGTGTTTGCAAAAGTATCGCAACATTCAGTACGACAAATAGCCAAAAATGTCTTCATGCATCTTCACAATTTAGACCTTAACTTTCATTTGAATCGCCAAACAGGTGCCCTTTCGAAg gctATCGATCGTGGCAGCCGAGGCATTAATTTTCTTCTAGCTGCCTTACTTTTTAATGTCGTGCCCACAATCTTCGAGGTATCGCTCGTAAGCACTATTTTG GGAATGCGATGCGGTTGGGAATTTGCCACCATCACACTCAGTTGCATTGGTCTATATACTGGATATACTTTGGCAGTCACCCAGTGGCGAACACGTTTCAGAATTGCCATGAATCAAGCAGAGAATGAAGCAGGAAACAAGGCTATTGACTCACTGATC AACTATGAAACTGTGAAG TATTTTAACAACGAAAAATTTGAAGCCGAAGAATATGACAAGTCACTGAAAAAATACGAAACTGCATCTTTGAAGACGAATTCAAGCCTCGCTTTGTTAAACTTTGGACAGCAAGCTATTTTCAGTGTTGCGCTGACGGCAGTGATGCTGCTATCCGCCAAGCAAATTGTCAATG GACAAATGACAGTTGGAGATCTTGTTATGGTGAATggtcttctttttcaactaTCTTTGCCATTGAATTTTCTTGGCTCTGTATACCGGGAAGTACGTCAAGCGGTAATTGACATGCAG GTTCTTTTTGCACTCCAAAACGTCAAATCTTCGATTCCT GTCACGGCCGCATTACCTCCGTTGAAACTGGAAACTTTTAAAGAAGCCACAATCGAATTCCAAGACGTGCATTTTCACTATGGCGggaacaaagaaattttcagtGGCTTAAACTTCACAGTGCCAGCCGGGAAGACGGTTGCCTTGGTTGGGGGATCAGGTTCTGG GAAATCGACGCTTATAAGGCTTCTTTATCGTTTGTTTGAACCccaagaaggaaaaattttaattggAGGACAAGATATCAGCGCTGTAAATGTTGACAGTCTTCGTCAATCAATTGCTATTGTTCCACAg GAACCTGTACTGTTTAACAACACAATATATTATAACTTGCAATATGGCAACTTTCAAAAAAGCGAAGAAGAGGTTCATGAAGCGGCGAAAATGGCAGGAATTCACGATTCAATCATGTCTTGGCCCAAACAGTACAACACATCG GTTGGGGAACGGGGGCTGAAACTGTCTGGTGGAGAGAAGCAGCGAGTTGCAATCGCTAGAGCAATATTGAAAACCTCGCCAATTCTGATATTCGATGAAGCCACATCGTCTTTAGATTCCGTAACCGAAAGT AATATCATGGAAGCATTGAAAAAGGCTACAACCAATAGAACTTCAATCTGCATTGCTCATCGATTGACCACTGTGATTGATGCAGATGAAATTTTCGTGCTCCAAAGCGGACGTATAGTGGAGAGAGGGACACATCCCGAATTGCTTGCAACAGCTAATAGTGTGTATGCCAAACTATGGAATACCCAATTCAGAACCCATGGCTAA